The Devosia sp. A16 genome includes a window with the following:
- a CDS encoding alpha/beta hydrolase family protein, with protein MHAVKTGLSILAASFALLAGTAAQAETVSEVTVMNGARAVPATVVVPDGEGPFPAVVMNHGHGGGRQEGGGFTRLAKALADAGILTIRMDFPGSGDSKESFTEGYLSNMISDSNASLAYLLANFPADPNRLGILGYSMGGRIALTIGESEGNPYKAMGLLAPSANPGKDLLLFFAGGSEAEYERLYAEASSDKGYADYTTMFGQQQKLSKQWFDELLASKPLESISAYKGAMLVVHGDKDEVIKPAENEAVVAAYPAASIVLVPEADHGYGFYSDQPEVSALVESSFAKFFSEALK; from the coding sequence ATGCATGCCGTGAAGACCGGACTGTCGATATTGGCCGCCTCGTTCGCCCTCTTGGCCGGAACGGCCGCGCAGGCGGAGACAGTGAGCGAGGTCACCGTGATGAACGGCGCCCGCGCCGTGCCGGCGACGGTGGTGGTTCCGGACGGCGAGGGCCCCTTCCCCGCGGTGGTGATGAACCACGGTCACGGTGGCGGCAGGCAGGAAGGCGGCGGCTTCACCCGCCTCGCCAAGGCGCTGGCGGATGCCGGCATCCTGACCATCCGCATGGATTTCCCCGGTAGCGGCGACAGCAAGGAGTCCTTCACCGAGGGCTACCTCAGCAACATGATCTCGGACTCGAACGCCAGCCTCGCCTACCTGCTGGCGAACTTTCCCGCCGACCCGAACCGACTGGGTATTCTCGGCTACAGCATGGGCGGCCGGATCGCGCTGACCATCGGCGAATCCGAAGGCAACCCCTACAAGGCGATGGGCCTGCTCGCTCCATCCGCCAATCCGGGCAAGGACCTGCTGCTGTTCTTCGCCGGCGGATCGGAAGCCGAGTACGAGCGACTCTATGCCGAAGCTTCCAGCGACAAGGGCTATGCCGACTACACCACAATGTTCGGGCAGCAGCAGAAGCTGAGCAAGCAATGGTTCGACGAGCTTCTCGCTTCGAAGCCGCTCGAGAGCATCAGTGCCTACAAGGGCGCCATGCTGGTGGTGCACGGCGACAAGGACGAGGTGATCAAGCCGGCCGAGAACGAGGCCGTCGTCGCCGCCTACCCCGCCGCCTCGATCGTGCTCGTCCCCGAGGCTGATCACGGTTATGGCTTCTACAGCGACCAGCCCGAAGTCAGCGCCCTGGTGGAGAGTTCGTTCGCGAAGTTCTTCAGCGAGGCGCTGAAGTAA
- a CDS encoding LabA-like NYN domain-containing protein, whose amino-acid sequence MSIDPREKTVLFIDGANLYATSKAIGVDIDYRRLLAEFQSKAYLLRAYYYTALVEDQEYSSIRPLIDWLDYNGFTVVTKPAKEFTDASGRRKIKGNMDIELTVDALEMSQYYDHLVLFSGDGDFTALVAALQRKGKRVTVVSTLTTPTPMIADDLRRQADFFMDVADLAKTVGRTPPPERASAPAERAAPVDRAMATADHKGS is encoded by the coding sequence ATGTCAATTGATCCGCGCGAGAAGACAGTTCTCTTCATCGATGGGGCCAATCTCTACGCCACCAGCAAGGCCATAGGCGTCGACATCGATTACCGGCGGCTGCTCGCCGAGTTTCAGTCCAAGGCCTACCTGCTGCGCGCCTACTACTACACCGCCCTGGTCGAAGACCAGGAATACTCCTCGATCCGACCGCTCATCGATTGGCTCGACTATAATGGCTTCACCGTCGTCACCAAGCCGGCCAAGGAGTTCACCGATGCGTCGGGACGCCGGAAGATCAAGGGCAACATGGACATCGAACTTACCGTCGATGCCCTGGAGATGAGCCAGTACTACGATCATCTGGTGCTGTTCTCCGGCGATGGCGATTTCACCGCTCTGGTCGCGGCGCTGCAGCGCAAGGGCAAGCGTGTCACGGTGGTTTCGACGCTGACCACGCCGACCCCGATGATCGCCGACGACCTGCGCCGACAGGCGGACTTCTTCATGGATGTTGCCGATCTGGCCAAGACCGTGGGACGTACGCCGCCGCCCGAGCGCGCGTCGGCACCCGCGGAGCGCGCCGCCCCCGTCGACCGCGCCATGGCGACGGCGGACCACAAGGGCAGTTGA
- a CDS encoding uracil-DNA glycosylase: MPETNPPHDCPRCPRLVAFRHDNQRAYPDFFNAPVPTWGDEHPGLMIVGLAPGLKGANRTGRPFTGDYAGDLLYATLKKFGLATGHYRQRPDDGLELQHVLIANAVRCVPPQNKPTGDEIKTCRPFLGAAIAHHRPRAFLALGRIAHDSLLTTLGEKRARFAFGHGAEHRLSGGATLFDSYHCSRYNTNTGVLTTQMFEDVVGRAAAAIRG, encoded by the coding sequence TTGCCCGAAACCAACCCGCCGCACGACTGCCCGCGCTGCCCGCGTCTCGTGGCGTTTCGCCACGACAACCAGCGCGCCTACCCGGATTTCTTTAACGCGCCGGTGCCGACCTGGGGGGATGAGCATCCAGGCCTGATGATCGTCGGCCTCGCGCCTGGCCTCAAAGGGGCCAACCGCACCGGCCGCCCGTTCACCGGGGACTATGCCGGCGACCTGCTCTACGCCACGCTCAAGAAGTTCGGACTCGCCACCGGGCACTACCGGCAGCGCCCCGATGACGGGCTGGAATTGCAGCACGTCCTCATCGCCAACGCGGTGCGATGCGTGCCGCCACAGAACAAGCCGACCGGCGACGAAATCAAAACCTGCCGGCCGTTTCTCGGCGCCGCAATCGCCCATCATCGGCCGCGCGCCTTCCTGGCACTCGGCCGTATCGCCCACGATTCACTGCTGACGACCCTGGGGGAAAAGCGCGCCAGGTTCGCGTTCGGCCATGGCGCCGAACACCGGCTTTCTGGCGGCGCCACACTGTTCGACAGCTATCACTGCTCGCGCTACAACACCAATACCGGGGTGCTGACCACGCAGATGTTCGAGGATGTGGTGGGGCGCGCGGCCGCAGCGATCCGGGGATGA
- the rpoZ gene encoding DNA-directed RNA polymerase subunit omega gives MARVTVEDCIEKIENRFDLVLMSAHRARMISAGSSITVDRDNDKNPVVALREIGDGTISPEDLREDLIHSLQKYVEVDEPEKHAAPLLDANADEDSDTFDTISEDELLRGIESLAPPERRDD, from the coding sequence GTGGCCCGCGTCACCGTCGAAGACTGCATTGAAAAGATCGAGAACCGCTTCGATCTCGTGCTGATGTCCGCGCACCGCGCTCGCATGATCTCGGCCGGCTCGTCGATCACCGTCGATCGCGACAACGACAAGAACCCTGTCGTGGCGTTGCGCGAGATCGGCGATGGCACCATTTCTCCCGAGGACCTGCGCGAGGATCTGATTCACTCGCTGCAGAAATATGTCGAGGTCGACGAGCCCGAGAAGCACGCTGCGCCGCTGCTCGATGCCAACGCCGACGAAGACAGCGACACCTTCGATACCATCTCGGAAGACGAACTGCTGCGCGGTATCGAATCTCTCGCCCCGCCGGAGCGTCGCGACGATTGA